In Trichocoleus desertorum NBK24, the following are encoded in one genomic region:
- a CDS encoding glycosyltransferase family 2 protein, translating to MDWQLTTPVVFIIFKRPNTSEKVFEVIRQAKPLKLLVIADGPRENRPEEAEQCALTRAIVDQVDWDCEVLKNYSDTNLGLRERFTTGLDWAFQTVDEAIILEDDTLPDLTFFRFCQELLEQYRDDERVMTISGNNQQVKSERGGYSYRFSRYGSCWGWASWRRAWLQFSDIEMKSWPEIRDSDWLTDLLQDPETVKFWTKVFQSCVDGKYRATWDYQWRFACWIQSGLSILPNSNMIRNIGFGPEATNTRNSDDWRAKVPLEEMIFPLKHPEFLIRDAQADRLIQRRLAKVSQPGLALRARRKAKKILQNVFATS from the coding sequence ATGGATTGGCAGTTAACAACTCCAGTTGTCTTTATTATCTTTAAGCGGCCCAATACTAGCGAAAAAGTTTTTGAAGTCATTCGTCAAGCGAAGCCACTCAAACTCTTGGTGATTGCGGATGGTCCTCGGGAAAATCGTCCTGAGGAAGCGGAGCAATGTGCCTTGACCCGTGCTATTGTCGATCAAGTCGATTGGGATTGCGAAGTCCTGAAAAACTACTCGGACACTAATCTAGGTTTAAGGGAGAGATTTACAACAGGTTTAGATTGGGCTTTTCAAACAGTAGATGAAGCGATCATCTTAGAGGATGACACCTTGCCAGATCTAACATTTTTCCGCTTCTGCCAAGAACTTCTCGAACAGTATAGAGATGATGAGCGGGTTATGACCATTTCTGGAAATAACCAACAAGTTAAAAGTGAGCGAGGTGGATATAGCTATCGCTTTTCTCGGTACGGTAGTTGTTGGGGATGGGCTTCGTGGCGTCGTGCTTGGCTCCAGTTTTCAGATATTGAAATGAAATCGTGGCCAGAAATTCGAGATTCGGACTGGTTGACAGATTTACTTCAAGATCCAGAAACTGTGAAGTTCTGGACCAAGGTTTTTCAATCCTGTGTAGATGGTAAATATAGAGCGACATGGGACTATCAGTGGCGATTCGCCTGCTGGATTCAAAGTGGTCTTAGCATTCTCCCTAATAGCAACATGATCAGAAATATTGGGTTTGGTCCTGAAGCAACTAATACAAGAAACAGTGATGACTGGCGGGCTAAAGTTCCACTCGAAGAAATGATTTTTCCGCTTAAGCATCCAGAGTTTTTAATTCGGGATGCACAAGCGGACAGATTAATACAAAGGAGGCTTGCAAAAGTTTCCCAACCCGGATTGGCTTTGCGAGCGAGAAGAAAAGCTAAAAAGATTTTGCAGAATGTTTTTGCAACCTCATAA